In Chlorobiota bacterium, the sequence TGCCTTGTGAGAGTTCCAAGTCAGTTAGAGTAGAAGTTCGTTCGGCTTCGCACGCTGCTTTGTGGGTTGCTTGGGAAGGGGGTGGGGAAGTTGTGGAGTGGGCATTGCTTTGGGCAAATCGGGGCCAGCAAACTTCGGAAAGAGTGCGGCCAAGAGCCAAGTTGGAAGGTATCCAAATGGAGCTTGGATAGAACCGCGTGCAAGTTGATGCCGCAGGCCAAAACGGACGCTTCGCAGAGAACAAGAAAAGCGGCGAAATGTGAAAGATTTCGCCGCTTTTTATTCTTCATGCCGATCGTCCGAAGCAGGCAAAATTTTTACCAAAAAAAGGTGAAGATTCGGCATTGCCACCCCCCCTCCGTTTCGTACTTTTGAGCACTTCCTGAACACCATTTTTCCAACTTCCAACCGCAAAGCAAACCATGAAGTTTACCGTCCCCGTTAAAGACCTTGCGCAAGCATTAAGCCGCATCTCCAGTGCGATTCCGCAGCGCTCGCCAATGCCAGTTCTTGAGAATGTTCTGCTTCAGCTTGAAGGCTCCATCCTGTCGCTGACCGCTACCGATATGGACATCACCATGACCACCACCCTTGAGGTTCGCGGCGAACGAAACGGCGCGTTGCTTCTTCCGGCTCGCCGCTTGGTGGATACGGTTCGGGCATTGGAGCTTGGCGAGCTTACGATGGATGCCGACATGAACAGCAAGCGGACGTTGCTCAACACCGGCAGCGGTGAGTATCGCCTAAGCGGGATGGATGCTGCGGAGTTCCCCCAGCTTGCTGCGTTCGATCCCAAAATCACCATCACCCTTCCGTCGGCCAAGTTTAGCGGCATGGTGGACCGGACCAGCTTCGCTTGCTCCACCGATGAATTCCGCCCGGCGATGACCGGCGTGCTGTTCCAATTCCGCCCGAACGAAATCCGCTCGGTTGCCACCGATGGCTTCCGGTTGGTGCGGGTGATTGACCACGAAATGCAGCCCCACGTTGCCGACAACGTGGATGTGATTGTTCCCCCAAAAGCCTTGCAGCTGGTTCACAAAGCCTTCGGGGCCGAGCAGATGACGCTGGAAGCCAACGCCACCCACGTCCGTTTCACCGACGGCGCAACCACCATCACCGCACGGCTGATTGACGAAACCTATCCGAACTACGAAAGCGTGATCCCCCAAGCCAACGACAAACGAATGGTGATCCGCCGCGACGACATTCTGGGATCGGTGAAACGGGTCAGCCTGTACAGCAACTCCCAAACCCGCCAAGTCCGGCTGAAGCTGGCCGGCAACGCCCTCCGCATCCAAGCCGAAGACGTTGACACCGGCGGGGAAGCGTTCGAGAATGTTCCGTGCGATTACAGCGAATCGGAAATGGAGATCGGCTTCAACTCGCAATTCATGCGCGAGGCCTTGGACCGCATCGAGGCCGACGAAGTGGCGTTCGATTTCTCAACGCCGTTGCGCCCGTCGCTGATCTCCCCCTACGGCAAATCGAACGGGCAGGAAGTGCTGATGCTTCTGATGCCGGTGCGGCTGAACTCCTGACCCCTGGGCTTACTCCAATGCGCATCCGTCGCCTCACATTCAGGAATATCCGCAACCACACGGCAACCCAACTGCTGGCCGCCGATGGGGTGAACATCATCACGGGGATGAATGGCCAGGGGAAAACCTCAATCCTTGAGGCGATCTCGCTTTGCACCCTTACCCGTTCCTTTGTTGGAACCAACGATGCCAGCTTGATTCGCCGGGGGGAGAAGTTCCTGGAGTCGTCGGTGGAGGGGGTAAGCGATTATGGAGTAAGCCGCCGGTTCGACCTTCGCTACGATCCTACCCTGGGCAAAACCATCCGGCTGGATGGCACACCGGCGGGGAACGCTGCGCAGGTGATTGGCACGGCCCCAACGGTGGTGCTTTCTCCCGACATGAAGGCAATCAGCGGTGGCGGACCCGGGGAGCGGCGGCGGTTTGTTGATATGGTGATTTCGCAGGCAAAGCGGCGGTATCTGGAGGATTTAATCCACTACCGCCGCATCCTGAAACAGCGGAACGCGGTGCTGGCCGCCGCGCTGAAGCACCGCCGCCCGGTGGACCGGAACCTGATTGAAACGTACGACGAAGGGTTGATTGAGCGGGCCGCCCATTTGATGATGGAGCGGACGCGGTTCATCGAGGAGTTCAAGCCGTTGCTGCGGCAAACCGCCAGCGATGTTGCCGGCGGGGCCGATGAGGTCACCATCCGCTACCAGCCCGATTGCTCCCGCACGCCATGCGCCTCCGTTGCCGACTACCGCGACCTGCTATGGCTGCGAAGCCAGCAAGTGGCTGCCGAGGAGCAACGGCGCGGCACAACGCTGTTCGGTGTCCACCGGGATGACATTCGGATGGAGATTAATGGCGGGGATGTGCGGGTTTCGGCAAGCCAGGGGCAGCATAAAACGCTGCTGATTGGGCTGAAGGTGGCGGAGTTCCACTACCTTGCCAACCAATGCGCCGAAACGCCAATCATTCTGTTGGACGACATCTTTGGCGAGCTTGACGCACGCCGCGCCGAGCGTGTGTACGACCTTACCCGCAACCTTGCGCAAGTGTTTTTAACGGTCGTTTCGTTCGACCTGCTCCCCTTCCTGCGGGGAAGAACGTTGGGAGAATCGGAGGCAAATATTGAGGTGGTAGGGGGAAATATCGAGGCAAAGGTTGGGGATAGCATTATGGATATAGCAGCCCAACATGCAACTCAATAATGCTCTGTTCAGCAGCAACAATGAATGGCCGTGATTCTCTCAGTTTTGATCGCAAGCAACAGTAGTTTCATCGAATGATATTTCATGCAATGCCAAACTCCATCGGTTCAATAATCCAGCAATGGCTTCGCGACAACGGGCTTGATGATAAGCTGAAAGAACAATCGGTCCCAACCTATTGGGTGGAAATTGTTGGCGAAACCATTGCCAAACACGCAATCGTGGACCGCATTGATAAAGGCACAATGTTTATCAGCGTGCAAAGCGCGACGTGGCGGAACGAAATAATGCTCCGCCGCGAAGAAATACAACGGAAAGTGAACGAACGATTTGGCGCAGATGTGGTGCAGGAAATTGTGGTAAGGTAAAATTCGGCGGCACAGATCGGCAGCAGGTATCAGCAGTCAACAACAATCAATCATACAACCAAGCTAATGGCAGATCACGACGTTACAACAACGACCAACGGAAACGGGTACAGCGAGGACAGCATCAAGGTGCTGGAAGGGCTTGAAGCGGTGCGGAAACGCCCGGCAATGTACATCGGCGACATCGGCGTTCGCGGCCTTCATCACCTTGTGTACGAGGTTGTTGACAACTCCATTGACGAAGCCCTTGCCGGCCGCTGCGACACCATCAGCGTCACCATCCACAAGGATAATTCCA encodes:
- the recF gene encoding DNA replication and repair protein RecF (All proteins in this family for which functions are known are DNA-binding proteins that assist the filamentation of RecA onto DNA for the initiation of recombination or recombinational repair.), producing the protein MRIRRLTFRNIRNHTATQLLAADGVNIITGMNGQGKTSILEAISLCTLTRSFVGTNDASLIRRGEKFLESSVEGVSDYGVSRRFDLRYDPTLGKTIRLDGTPAGNAAQVIGTAPTVVLSPDMKAISGGGPGERRRFVDMVISQAKRRYLEDLIHYRRILKQRNAVLAAALKHRRPVDRNLIETYDEGLIERAAHLMMERTRFIEEFKPLLRQTASDVAGGADEVTIRYQPDCSRTPCASVADYRDLLWLRSQQVAAEEQRRGTTLFGVHRDDIRMEINGGDVRVSASQGQHKTLLIGLKVAEFHYLANQCAETPIILLDDIFGELDARRAERVYDLTRNLAQVFLTVVSFDLLPFLRGRTLGESEANIEVVGGNIEAKVGDSIMDIAAQHATQ
- a CDS encoding DUF721 domain-containing protein, coding for MIFHAMPNSIGSIIQQWLRDNGLDDKLKEQSVPTYWVEIVGETIAKHAIVDRIDKGTMFISVQSATWRNEIMLRREEIQRKVNERFGADVVQEIVVR
- the dnaN gene encoding DNA polymerase III subunit beta gives rise to the protein MKFTVPVKDLAQALSRISSAIPQRSPMPVLENVLLQLEGSILSLTATDMDITMTTTLEVRGERNGALLLPARRLVDTVRALELGELTMDADMNSKRTLLNTGSGEYRLSGMDAAEFPQLAAFDPKITITLPSAKFSGMVDRTSFACSTDEFRPAMTGVLFQFRPNEIRSVATDGFRLVRVIDHEMQPHVADNVDVIVPPKALQLVHKAFGAEQMTLEANATHVRFTDGATTITARLIDETYPNYESVIPQANDKRMVIRRDDILGSVKRVSLYSNSQTRQVRLKLAGNALRIQAEDVDTGGEAFENVPCDYSESEMEIGFNSQFMREALDRIEADEVAFDFSTPLRPSLISPYGKSNGQEVLMLLMPVRLNS